The sequence ttttatgaactgTTCATATGTGTTGCCAATTTTCTGaagtctttttatctttcttaccAATTGGAAAGAGCTTTTTCTGTGACAATGATGTTAACCATATGCCTGTAAGTATGTTGGAATTATATGCCTTGTTTTGCCACCcatcttttaattttgctttattatttatgCAACATTGTGGCCCCCAGGTGTGTGGGTAGGGTAGTACTTTCGAGAACTTTCAGAACTCATACCCTTGGCATAGACCTTGGCTTCTCATGGAGTTTGTAAACATTCTAACAGCAATAATCAGAGTTTGGTGGGGGAGGTCCTTCTATTAATAAGCAAGAGAAAATAGAGCTCAACCTTTCCATTGAGTTTTTACCTGTCTCCAGACTCCTTAAGTTTTGCATCTGGGGGGTAACACTATGCCCACTCTTCCCCTTctgattttcctcatttttttcatccttAGACGGACAAGGTCCCTTTTCCTTGAAATCACCCAAAACAGGCTGTAGTGTTCCAAAATGGACTTTACTAAAAACaaggggaaaatgaaaatcaagaggtataaaaaaaatttttttaaagcacagaaaaaaaacaCTGTTACAAAGCAGCCCTCCCCCCAAGATAATTTCAATCAACCTCAGGTGCTCTAACTGGCAAAGTTTGTAGGTGGGTAGATATAggctcatttcttccttctcaagtTTCTTTCTCACCCTAAGGTTCTCTACTTTTCAGTTCTTGAGTTTCTACTTCTTCCACTTTCCCCTCTTTGTCCTTTACTCTCTAGAGCTCCAGTCACTTCCACAGCTGAGGAGGATCATGTCTGATGACTAATTAGTGGTTCATCCCTGagtaatgaatttaaaaaattaaaactaacatttgttgaaaggttactatatgccagactctGTActaagcatatatttatatactgtctcatttaatcatcatgacTTCCCtgtaagaaagaaatacaaacctAGAGTAGTTAAATAACTTGCAAAAATTCACGAACTTACTAAGTGGCAAAATTGAGCCTCTCATCCTGGTCTGTCTGGCACTAGAGTCCAGGCTCTTAAGCACAGCACTCTACCTTTACAAATGTCTCAGTTTCAAACAGCATCACCATAGATACTCAGATGTCTGAGCAcccttttcctctcccacctGGGCAAAGGTGAAGAGTTACTATATCTTTATAGAGTCCAGCTCTTCTAGGTCTCATGGAAGAGTCCTCAAGGAGTTGTTGATTGCCAGTCTTGCTTTGTTCGGCTTCCCAGGTCTTCAGCTTTAAAACCTTACTCTGGGGCCCTGCTCCACCCCATCAATTTGAAAAAGGCCTTTTTCACATCCTTGTTCCTTAGACTGTAGATGACAGGGTTGAGGAAGGCTGTGGCAATGTTATAGAAAAGGGCCATTCTCTTGCCACTGTTTGATAAGGAGCCAGAGCCAGGGCCCATGTACATGATGATGCACGGAATGGCAAACATGGTGACCACGGTGATGTGGGAGGCACAGGTGGAAAAGGCCTTTATCCGCCCCTGGGCTGAGGGGATCTGTATGATGGTGGCAAAGATGTTGGCATAGACAAGGACAACCAGGGACAGTGGGACCACGATGACATTGAAGCCTATGATGAAGTCCACCAAGTCATTGAGGGATGTGTCTGCACAGGCCAGCTTCAGAACCGCAGGGACCTCACAGAAGTAGTGGTCAATTTCATTGGGACCGCAGTAGGGCAGGTGCATAGCAAAGAAAGTATCGCACAGGCTTCCCAGCACACCATAGGCTGCGCAGATACCCACCATGAGGAGACACACCCAGCGGCTCATGATGACCTTGTACCTGAGagggtggcagatggccacataCCTGTCTACGGACATGATGGAGAAAAGCCAGGACTCAGTGATCCCAAAGAGGAGGAAGATGTACATCTGGGCCACACATCTAGCAAAAGAGATGGCCCTCTTCTTGCTGAGAATGTGCATGAGCATCTGGGGCACGGTGGTACTGGTGAAACATATATCCAGCATGGAGAGGACGCTGATGAAGAAGTACATGGGCGTGTGCAGGCGTGAGTCCTGGTGGATGAGGGTGATGAGGAGGCTGTTGCTCATGAGGATCAGCAGGTAAAAGGCCAGAAAAAAGGTGAAGAGCAGAGGATTGGTCCTGGCGCTGGGGGCAAAGCCCAGCAGGATGAACTCTGTCACAGTGGACTGGTTGAGTTCCTGCATTGTGATATGCCTGTTTAAAGATTATTTATGATACATAATTCACTGAGTGTCTGTGCCAAGGGTGTGGGAGGAATTTTCACACTCAttgtttcatttgcatttcctaacAGTATCAGGAAGCTTTGGATTGGCAGATGGAGGCACCAAGAGCCACGTCCCAATTGCAGTTTGAGTGATGTTGGGATTTGGCTCAGGATTTGGTTGAGGGTCGTGCTGGTGAAAATGGGGAGAGCCAGGTCAGGGCAGCACCGGAGGCTGTGCTCCAGTCTGGCCTGTAggtctctctttcctcttcctgacACAGCCTTGTTTTCTCTCTACTATTTGCTCCATATTCTGCTTTCTCTTGGGACTTAGAGGTTGCTAAGCCTTGTGTGAATTAAGATTAGGATCAGGATTGGGATTATTACATTCATTATTCAGGTGAAGGTTTCTGTCactgttaggattagggctacggatcACATTGGGCATTAAGGTCAGTGCTATGTAGAATAAAGCCTAGAGTTAATGTTCAAGATTTATATTTTACACTTCAAGAGTGTTCATGAATGAAGGAAtggcatttattcaacaatttttatcaaaatgatcACTATAGTATTGTCTCCTCAATtgtgaagataatttttctacaatGTTGGGGCAGGATATTTTATAGTCAAAGAAAGATCTTGGATAAGCTGAGTATAGTCCTATAAGCAATTTTtagaattactaaaataaaaatgatcccAGTGCACCATACAAAGAAGATAAAGTCTTAAATTAATAATGCATCTATTGTAGGACTAATTTTCACTCTCATACCTTCTTAATTAGAAATGCTTCAAAGGCTCTCTCCTTCACACTGTTGATATGGtgccaataaattatttttgctttgttggaGACAATGAACAtactgagattttaaaattttcctcataGTTGGATGTACCTTTCACTAttcattgtttttctggttttatgaCTCAGAGAAATTTATATTCTAACATATTCAGAATTTAAGAGATTGTAGGAAACTATGCAAAAGTAAATCCACAAACTAGAGTTTTGTGAAAAAGCAATTTGTTGGGAAAGGCCTACAATGCATAGCTAATCACATGTACTCTTCTGGGGTGGAGTATCTTAGCTACCTTTTTATCCATTTCTGATGTGTACCCACTTGGGTACCCTGTCTTCCTAGTTATCTCAACTTTCTATTTTGTGAGCTCTCACAGAGATATTTAATATTACATCTTCAGAAACTTCCTTGACCCTAACAAATGTCTGTCACaaacagccaacatcatgcttaATGCTAAAACCATAGAGCAGAGGTCACTTAATGGGAGCCTACAAGGCAAGTAGAACCCACTGATATATTTTGCTTGGAttgtatagtttttaaaagttgaattaactgataatattttaagaaatcgaGCTTACACATAAAAAAAACTCGAGCTTGAGAACCACAAACTAGATTTGGCCATAATGGGCTTATGTTCCTGTTCCTGGCAACAGCTAGGAGGTGAATGTGTGATTCCCTTATGAATGGAGTGAGAACTCCTCCGTTCAAAATACTCTTTGttattccttcttatttttcctaGACTAGTTTTATGCATTTACATTGCCTGCTTGGCCCCTGGGGCGTTTGAAGTTATGATCCCTGCTCTACTGGTGTACTATTACAGTATTATATGCTACTATAATCACTGTTATATAATATTCTTCAGAAAATTTTAGCCAAAGAcattgtttaaagcaaaaaaatattaaatataagtatAAGATCAATTATCATGATTTTCAAATGCCATAATGGCCTTATCTAGAAATCTAAGAGAATCAACTAATAaggttttaaaacaaataaaagagttTGGTAAGATGGCTTAATATAAAAGATTCTAGGAACAATATGCAAAGTAAGATTCCATGTGTATAGAACTGTGTATGCACAAATCTGTGCAATGTGTTTTATAATCACACTTTAAATGCATAGCAAATGGGTGGAAGTATACATGCAGAGCTGTTAGCACTTATTACTGTTGAGGGATTTGCAATGGAGGTGGGTGGGTAGATAGGAACAaatgagttttctttctctttttacatttctttcctgtttacATGTTTCAACCATGggcatgtatttttttatgtaattaaaaaactaataaatatgaAGATGAATCTGCATACGCCAATCAAAAAGTTAGAAGTGTGTTGGAAAAAGGATTTACAAAAGCAGTAAATACCCCAAAATACACAAATGACTAGGAATAAACCTAACAAGAACTATTCTGGACCTATgtgagaaaaatgaacaaaacaaataggAATTCCATAGAACTTCACCAAGAAAGATAAAGGAAGCTTTGATCAAGTTCATAGATATACCATGTTTCTGGGTAGAAAgactaaaaattgaaaagaaaaagcatttatcTCTAAACTTAATTATATATTGAATGCAAACCCAATTAAAACTCAATGGGATGTTTCTGTGGGACCTTGATAATGGGGTTCAAAAGCTCATGCAAGAATAACGGGGTGCGCTTAGCCaaggaaatattgaagaaaaagaaaataaagaagtagaATAAAATTGTCAGatttagcatataaaaataagtgTGAATTCAATTTAATTGGGCATCTGTGTTTTATCTGGTAAGCCTAAGTGTAAGACAGCCTCCTAAAGGTTTAAACATACTAATACTgtaataccaaaaaataaaaatatagtgtgAGCTCAGAGCTAGACAGACAGACTGATGGGACAGAAGACCCAGAAATAGACCTTCCCATATAATGAAGGACAAGGAAGAGTtagttattcaacaaatgttgctcaattaatttataatttgggTTACTTCATGCTGTGTATCAAGATAAATTCTAAACACTTTAAAAgattatatacaaaaaatgaaacGATCAAGTAACCTAGGAGAAAATATAggtgaatgtttattttatggtGGGACACAGACCTGTTAAGCATAAGCTAAATGTTTCCAGGTCCTTCTGCCTCCTGGTGATAACCTTTGTCCCTTTCCTATGCAAATGAAGGAACATAGGTCCTCCTCTGACCTGCTGTAAGAATCTAATACTTTCCCCAATATTTTTGAGGGTTCCTTGAGGTTACTTTGCTCTAAACATTCTTGCTGTCATTGAAGTCTTGATCCACACTTTGCTGCCTTCCTTTGTGTGGCTACTGACCTCTTCAATAGTGCCTCcctattctctttctcctttatgGCCCCAAACCTCACTAACACCAGGCAGTCACTTCTATAACTTTTCCCGAGACATAGGTAAA is a genomic window of Eulemur rufifrons isolate Redbay chromosome 8, OSU_ERuf_1, whole genome shotgun sequence containing:
- the LOC138390230 gene encoding olfactory receptor 2D2-like, which produces MQELNQSTVTEFILLGFAPSARTNPLLFTFFLAFYLLILMSNSLLITLIHQDSRLHTPMYFFISVLSMLDICFTSTTVPQMLMHILSKKRAISFARCVAQMYIFLLFGITESWLFSIMSVDRYVAICHPLRYKVIMSRWVCLLMVGICAAYGVLGSLCDTFFAMHLPYCGPNEIDHYFCEVPAVLKLACADTSLNDLVDFIIGFNVIVVPLSLVVLVYANIFATIIQIPSAQGRIKAFSTCASHITVVTMFAIPCIIMYMGPGSGSLSNSGKRMALFYNIATAFLNPVIYSLRNKDVKKAFFKLMGWSRAPE